In Mus musculus strain C57BL/6J chromosome 14, GRCm38.p6 C57BL/6J, the following are encoded in one genomic region:
- the Msmb gene encoding beta-microseminoprotein precursor has product MEAWLGSLLFLATMVIASKAVCSIENREIFPNQMSDDCMDADGNKHFLNTPWKKNCTWCSCDKTSITCCTNATRPLSYDKDNCDVQFHPENCTYSVVDRKNPGKTCRVDSWTM; this is encoded by the exons ATG GAAGCTTGGCTGGGCAGTCTCTTATTCCTTGCTACCATGGTGATAGCATCCAAAGCAGTATGTTCTATTGAAAATCGTGAGATATTTCCAAATCAAATGTCTGATG ACTGCATGGATGCTGATGGTAACAAGCATTTCCTTAACACTCCCTGGAAGAAGAACTGCACGTGGTGTTCATGTGACAAAACGTCAATCACCTGCTGTACCAA CGCTACTAGGCCTTTGAGCTATGACAAAGACAACTGTGATGTACAATTCCACCCAGAGAACTGCACCTACAGTGTGGTGGATCGGAAGAACCCAGGGAAGACCTGTCGAGTTGACAGCTGGACTATGTAA
- the Msmb gene encoding beta-microseminoprotein isoform X1, which translates to MGDRDSLLMSQGARRTSTWHNSPGPPRTSQGSAKESLLLPLQKAPTLTTSNALQHYPLKSHPPQRPPHIEDNADFLEAWLGSLLFLATMVIASKAVCSIENREIFPNQMSDDCMDADGNKHFLNTPWKKNCTWCSCDKTSITCCTNATRPLSYDKDNCDVQFHPENCTYSVVDRKNPGKTCRVDSWTM; encoded by the exons ATGGGAGATAGAGATAGCCTTCTCATGTCTCAAGGGGCAAGGAGGACCAGCACCTGGCACAACAGTCCCGGGCCTCCCAGAACAAGCCAGGGCAGTGCAAAAGAGTcgctgctgctgccactgcaGAAAGCTCCCACT CTGACTACTTCCAACGCACTGCAGCACTATCCGCTTAAAAGCCATCCTCCACAGAGACCCCCTCATATTGAAGACAATGCTGATTTTCTG GAAGCTTGGCTGGGCAGTCTCTTATTCCTTGCTACCATGGTGATAGCATCCAAAGCAGTATGTTCTATTGAAAATCGTGAGATATTTCCAAATCAAATGTCTGATG ACTGCATGGATGCTGATGGTAACAAGCATTTCCTTAACACTCCCTGGAAGAAGAACTGCACGTGGTGTTCATGTGACAAAACGTCAATCACCTGCTGTACCAA CGCTACTAGGCCTTTGAGCTATGACAAAGACAACTGTGATGTACAATTCCACCCAGAGAACTGCACCTACAGTGTGGTGGATCGGAAGAACCCAGGGAAGACCTGTCGAGTTGACAGCTGGACTATGTAA